Proteins encoded within one genomic window of Candidatus Cloacimonadota bacterium:
- a CDS encoding TonB-dependent receptor, giving the protein MHNHLLPLLLMLVAGRLFSATVSGFVTREESGEPLQYVNVTVAGTKIGAQTNKQGYYVLTVNQTGSYKIEFSLVSHLRESKSLSIRGQNDDITLNARLKEASVELSKIVVTADAEASLEGPVIRASSIHRGREDIQAVVSTVEADVFRAVLTLPGVMPISDFFSGLYVRGGSPDQNLILLDDTDVYNPSHLGGLFSTFNTDAVENVELIKGGYPAKFGGRLSSVLDVTNRQGNRVESQGVARVSLISSSATLEGPWRIGATGGSYMASFRRTYLELVKAFYDELPDYYFYDGHAKLNWDVDNRNKLSFSGYIGRDDLSYDLGSVLDVDWGNSTVAARWLHLFSPRLFSNFMLAGSQFSSGLSQTSEEEDETIFSTDNSIKDLTAKGVLNWKPNNSHEVESGFEVKWNDTALKMETSYQVDPSGLPDTALASVTSSLFLQDTWVINPLWTLQPGLRLNWYRTARTMPDQIPAASYVNLEPRLSFKWTLDAGESVYANFGVYNQYLTLLAMDVNTPFDVWLPLDGSLRPARSLHYILGYQRRLGKHLALESEIYYKDYKNLAQLDSNAFFNWNNSTGNLASAMRVGIGHAYGAELLLRNDWNGLEGFVGYTFSRTRRKIEGLNLDPQTGAANYFYPRFDRSHSVSMVENYNISANTGWQPLGADFKLGLNFTYNSGQPVEVPERVYFDGENFQIIYSYKDGYRLPYYMRLDLSAKLQWNTRWGSIEPYLDMINVFDRKNVSFRSYQLVPQEDLTLQLETRDGSQFPFLPFIGVNITW; this is encoded by the coding sequence ATGCATAATCACCTGCTGCCGCTACTGCTGATGCTTGTGGCCGGAAGGCTTTTCAGCGCCACTGTGAGCGGATTTGTGACCCGGGAGGAAAGCGGTGAGCCCCTGCAGTATGTGAACGTGACCGTGGCCGGCACCAAGATCGGCGCGCAGACCAACAAGCAGGGTTATTATGTGCTAACCGTAAACCAGACCGGCAGCTACAAGATCGAGTTTTCCCTGGTCTCCCACCTGCGGGAAAGTAAAAGCTTAAGCATCCGCGGCCAAAACGACGACATCACCCTGAACGCGCGGCTGAAAGAGGCCTCGGTGGAACTCAGCAAGATAGTGGTCACGGCCGATGCCGAAGCCAGCCTGGAAGGGCCTGTGATCCGCGCGAGTTCAATCCACAGGGGCCGGGAGGACATCCAGGCAGTGGTTTCCACCGTGGAGGCGGACGTGTTTCGCGCCGTGCTAACCCTGCCAGGCGTGATGCCCATTTCGGACTTCTTTTCCGGTCTCTATGTGCGCGGCGGCTCGCCCGACCAGAATCTCATCCTCCTGGACGATACCGACGTTTACAACCCCAGCCACCTGGGCGGTCTGTTCAGCACTTTCAACACCGACGCGGTGGAAAACGTTGAACTGATCAAAGGCGGCTACCCCGCCAAGTTCGGCGGCCGGCTGTCCTCCGTGCTGGATGTAACCAACCGCCAGGGCAACCGGGTGGAATCACAGGGCGTGGCCCGCGTGAGCCTGATCTCGTCTTCCGCCACGCTGGAAGGGCCCTGGAGGATCGGAGCGACCGGTGGCTCCTACATGGCTTCCTTCCGCCGCACCTATCTGGAACTGGTGAAAGCCTTCTACGACGAGCTTCCGGACTACTATTTCTACGACGGCCACGCCAAACTGAACTGGGACGTGGACAACCGCAACAAGCTCAGTTTCAGCGGCTACATCGGCCGCGACGATCTTTCCTACGACCTCGGCAGCGTGCTGGACGTGGACTGGGGCAACAGCACCGTCGCCGCGCGCTGGCTGCATCTCTTTTCCCCGCGCCTCTTTTCGAACTTCATGCTGGCTGGAAGCCAGTTCAGCAGCGGCTTGAGCCAGACCTCGGAGGAAGAGGATGAAACCATATTCAGCACCGACAATTCCATCAAAGACCTCACCGCCAAAGGGGTCCTGAACTGGAAACCCAACAACAGCCACGAGGTGGAAAGCGGTTTCGAAGTAAAATGGAACGACACCGCCCTGAAGATGGAAACCTCCTATCAGGTTGACCCCAGCGGGCTTCCGGACACCGCCCTGGCGTCAGTGACCTCCTCCCTCTTTTTACAGGATACCTGGGTGATAAACCCTCTCTGGACCTTGCAGCCAGGCCTGAGGCTGAATTGGTATCGCACGGCCAGGACCATGCCGGACCAGATCCCCGCGGCCAGCTATGTCAATCTGGAACCCCGCCTCTCATTCAAGTGGACCCTGGACGCCGGCGAAAGCGTCTATGCCAATTTTGGCGTCTATAACCAGTATCTCACCCTGCTGGCGATGGATGTGAACACCCCCTTCGACGTCTGGCTGCCGCTGGACGGCTCGCTGCGGCCGGCCCGGTCGCTGCACTATATCCTTGGCTACCAGAGGCGTTTGGGCAAGCACCTGGCCCTGGAATCGGAAATCTATTACAAGGACTACAAAAACCTGGCCCAGTTGGATTCCAATGCCTTTTTCAACTGGAACAACAGCACTGGCAACCTCGCCAGCGCCATGCGGGTCGGAATCGGCCACGCCTACGGGGCGGAATTGCTGCTCCGCAATGACTGGAACGGCCTCGAAGGCTTTGTGGGCTACACTTTCAGCCGCACCCGCCGCAAGATCGAGGGCCTCAATCTGGACCCCCAAACCGGCGCAGCCAACTACTTTTATCCCCGCTTCGACCGCAGCCACAGCGTGTCCATGGTGGAAAACTACAACATCAGCGCCAATACCGGCTGGCAGCCCCTCGGAGCGGATTTCAAGCTGGGCCTCAATTTCACCTACAATTCCGGACAGCCGGTGGAAGTGCCGGAGCGGGTCTATTTCGACGGCGAGAATTTTCAGATCATCTACAGCTATAAAGACGGTTACCGCCTGCCCTATTACATGCGCCTGGACCTGAGCGCCAAACTGCAGTGGAACACGCGCTGGGGCAGCATCGAACCCTATCTGGACATGATCAACGTTTTCGACCGCAAAAACGTGAGCTTTCGCAGTTATCAGCTGGTGCCGCAGGAAGACCTGACCCTGCAGCTGGAAACCCGGGACGGCTCTCAGTTTCCCTTCCTGCCTTTCATTGGAGTGAACATCACATGGTAA
- a CDS encoding DUF4249 domain-containing protein, with the protein MVSKHLFHLSLALLLALLLASCENTSGPRFEGEVFTVAGLLMAGQPVSFDYPVYVTRSSAIEDFSPQEIFVYDATVSIRDLDADLEFQLTPALHEFKFKYIDLAQNIIQPGHRYRIEVLAPGADSLIWAETTVPVCLTAEPDPYGTNPPSTGFALDQDTDNVLPYPLIDSDYPATASTGATAGNFNLMAEFFCLEPFSTDLEFTSDFLPEAHPDSSLAPSYNAERPPRKLSFMYRFNSTPLPGLPDNYLVLENYATAFVFYGRYRLRLQIVDDNYFNYNFMDEGYLHGGIHNALGYFGSASGVEMFTRIVKEDTP; encoded by the coding sequence ATGGTAAGCAAACATCTGTTCCACCTCTCGCTGGCGCTGCTGCTGGCGCTGCTGCTCGCCTCCTGCGAAAACACCAGCGGGCCACGCTTTGAAGGCGAGGTCTTCACTGTGGCGGGCCTGCTGATGGCTGGCCAACCTGTAAGTTTCGACTACCCGGTTTACGTGACCCGCAGCTCAGCCATCGAGGATTTCAGCCCCCAGGAGATCTTTGTTTACGACGCCACGGTATCCATCCGTGATCTGGATGCCGATCTGGAGTTTCAGCTCACCCCTGCCCTGCACGAGTTCAAATTCAAATATATCGACTTAGCCCAAAACATCATCCAGCCCGGACACCGCTACCGCATTGAGGTGCTCGCGCCCGGCGCGGATTCACTGATCTGGGCCGAAACCACGGTTCCCGTTTGCCTTACTGCAGAACCCGACCCCTACGGAACCAATCCGCCCAGCACAGGCTTTGCTTTGGACCAGGATACCGACAATGTGCTGCCCTATCCCCTCATCGACAGCGATTATCCGGCCACCGCCTCCACCGGCGCCACCGCGGGAAATTTCAACCTGATGGCGGAATTCTTCTGCCTGGAACCCTTCAGCACGGACCTCGAATTCACCTCCGATTTCCTGCCTGAAGCCCATCCCGACTCCAGTTTGGCCCCCAGCTACAACGCCGAACGCCCACCCCGCAAACTCAGCTTCATGTACCGCTTCAACTCCACGCCCCTGCCGGGTTTGCCGGACAACTACCTGGTGCTGGAAAACTACGCCACCGCTTTCGTCTTCTACGGACGCTACCGCCTGCGCCTGCAGATCGTTGACGACAACTATTTCAACTACAATTTCATGGACGAAGGCTACCTCCACGGCGGTATCCACAACGCCCTGGGCTATTTTGGCTCCGCCAGCGGCGTGGAGATGTTCACCCGGATCGTGAAGGAAGATACGCCCTGA
- a CDS encoding T9SS type A sorting domain-containing protein — MNTAWKNWLVTLLGTLALAALPLGAQEVMNVYFGGSSEFSHGFRACQTVGDSLQLYDYEILAESVLIKLATVGPGGLCGPQQTVHQITVEPDWGVLSGNPLAFSCKAGKLYSAFHTANRVIVCFTDGSGTNQHVFNTTGLNIEDHMFGPTLYIVDEARAYLCATSGVYPQVTQLVYILNLSNNSLQLLHQSQGWLPHCVLSFEDEFFLLWTDGGPDLLVQNHNIIQTYPQGWLPASEGGGAGFTQTTKLCGDYFQTLAIGPIEDAPTSAYLVWLEGNTLHKQWFSGSSWPWPAPHYWEVVTHSDTGFSAVHNWFDDWSFCHKTLVNGVFSDLLTFPDLTGYPNAAFLRKLDEDYTLAINRPTGTRYGFHLVDHPLGVVRDYSFDGMNVGASYCLNSDRSVFLLGRTAYDAPWQISAFRLELGASAPDEEVPPAPARIAAFPNPFRSSCQIEVRTGVPLEASLEVFNLRGQKVARIFTGKLAIGGNRFAWDGKDENLRDVSSGIYLLRLSTPQGSCSRRMMLLR; from the coding sequence ATGAATACTGCTTGGAAGAACTGGCTCGTTACTCTGCTGGGGACGCTGGCCCTGGCGGCCCTGCCCCTGGGGGCACAGGAGGTGATGAACGTATATTTCGGCGGCAGTTCTGAATTCAGCCACGGCTTTCGGGCCTGCCAGACCGTGGGTGACAGCCTGCAGCTGTATGATTATGAGATCCTGGCTGAAAGCGTCCTCATCAAACTGGCCACGGTCGGCCCCGGCGGACTCTGCGGCCCCCAGCAGACAGTACACCAGATCACAGTTGAACCTGACTGGGGCGTTCTGTCGGGCAATCCCCTGGCCTTTTCCTGCAAGGCTGGCAAGCTGTATTCCGCCTTCCACACAGCCAACCGGGTGATCGTCTGTTTCACGGATGGCAGCGGCACCAACCAGCATGTTTTCAACACCACCGGACTGAATATCGAAGACCATATGTTCGGCCCCACCCTTTACATCGTGGATGAGGCGCGGGCCTACCTCTGCGCCACCAGCGGCGTCTATCCCCAGGTGACCCAATTGGTGTACATCCTGAACCTGTCCAACAACAGCCTGCAGCTGCTGCACCAAAGCCAGGGCTGGCTGCCGCACTGCGTCCTCTCCTTCGAAGATGAGTTCTTCCTCCTCTGGACTGATGGCGGACCAGACCTCCTGGTGCAAAACCACAACATCATCCAAACCTACCCGCAGGGCTGGCTCCCAGCCAGCGAAGGCGGAGGAGCGGGCTTCACGCAGACCACGAAACTCTGCGGCGACTACTTTCAGACCCTGGCCATCGGCCCCATCGAAGACGCGCCCACCTCTGCCTACCTGGTCTGGCTGGAAGGGAACACGCTGCACAAGCAGTGGTTCAGCGGGTCCAGCTGGCCCTGGCCTGCTCCGCATTACTGGGAGGTAGTCACCCACAGCGACACCGGCTTTTCAGCAGTTCACAACTGGTTTGATGATTGGTCATTTTGCCACAAAACCCTTGTTAATGGCGTATTCAGCGACCTGCTTACCTTCCCTGACCTTACGGGATACCCGAACGCGGCTTTTCTGAGAAAGCTGGATGAGGACTACACCCTGGCCATCAACCGCCCGACGGGCACGCGGTACGGCTTCCATCTGGTGGACCATCCCCTGGGCGTGGTGAGGGATTACAGCTTTGACGGGATGAACGTGGGAGCAAGTTATTGCCTCAATTCCGACCGGAGCGTTTTCCTGCTGGGCAGGACCGCCTACGACGCCCCCTGGCAGATTAGCGCCTTCAGGCTGGAACTGGGCGCATCAGCGCCGGATGAAGAGGTTCCGCCAGCCCCGGCAAGGATCGCGGCCTTCCCCAATCCCTTCCGGTCATCCTGCCAGATCGAAGTAAGGACCGGGGTCCCGCTGGAAGCGAGCCTGGAGGTCTTCAACCTCAGGGGGCAGAAAGTGGCCCGGATCTTCACAGGAAAATTAGCAATAGGCGGAAACCGCTTTGCCTGGGACGGCAAAGATGAAAACCTGCGGGATGTTTCCAGCGGTATCTATCTGCTCAGGCTTTCCACCCCGCAAGGATCATGCAGCCGCAGGATGATGCTGCTCAGGTGA
- a CDS encoding glutamate mutase L — protein sequence MQYDEKRLTRIVATDCGSTTTKAILIEWVDGEYRQTIRGEAPTTVEAPLNDVTKGVINATQELEELARLKYHNPNIRFMENGEFLIPRKGDVGVDAYVSTSSAGGGLQMMVTGVVASMTGESAERAALGAGAIVMDLISSNDKRMNHEKIERIRELRPDMILMAGGEDGGTIKHVVEMAELVSGADPKPRLGSGYKLPVIYAGNKEAQQFIRDSLADKVDLIVTENIRPKLETENLGPARDKIHDLFMEHVMKQAPGYNKLMEWCQGPDHESVPIMPTPAAVGNIMQAIAKEENIEVVGVDIGGATTDVFSVFTEEFVFNRTVSANLGMSYSISNVLASSGLDNIMRWVPLDIDENYLRNMIKNKMIRPTTIPSLLEELVLEQAIAIEALRLAFEQHKEFASSLKGMQRQRDISEAFSQSTSGATIVNLMTLDLLVGSGGVLSHAPRRHQTVMLLINAFLPEGVTRLAVDSIFMMPHLGVLSEISTKAATEVFRKDCMVYLGSCVAPVGKSKIGKPALYAKLELPDGKIWEEDIPFGEVRLIPCGVGEVAKATLKTHGGLILDENKSKELTVDLHGGIVGIVLDTRGRQPFVIPTDRAERIATLKKWMTEFKAYPDTILK from the coding sequence ATGCAATACGACGAAAAACGCCTTACCCGGATCGTGGCCACGGACTGCGGCAGCACGACCACCAAGGCAATTTTGATCGAATGGGTGGACGGCGAATATCGCCAAACCATCCGCGGCGAGGCACCCACAACTGTGGAAGCCCCGCTTAACGACGTTACAAAGGGCGTGATCAACGCCACTCAGGAATTGGAAGAGCTGGCCCGGCTCAAATATCACAACCCCAACATCCGTTTCATGGAAAACGGGGAATTCTTGATCCCGCGGAAAGGCGACGTGGGCGTGGACGCCTATGTCTCCACCTCCTCGGCCGGCGGCGGTTTGCAGATGATGGTCACCGGCGTGGTGGCCTCCATGACCGGTGAAAGCGCCGAACGTGCCGCTCTGGGAGCGGGGGCCATCGTGATGGACCTCATCTCCAGCAACGACAAACGCATGAATCACGAAAAGATCGAACGCATCCGCGAGCTGCGCCCCGACATGATCCTCATGGCCGGTGGCGAAGACGGCGGCACCATCAAGCACGTGGTGGAGATGGCGGAGCTCGTAAGTGGCGCTGATCCCAAGCCCCGTCTGGGTTCCGGCTACAAGCTGCCCGTGATCTACGCCGGCAACAAGGAAGCCCAGCAGTTTATCAGGGATTCCCTGGCCGACAAGGTGGACCTCATAGTCACCGAAAACATCCGGCCCAAACTGGAAACCGAAAACCTCGGCCCGGCCCGCGACAAGATCCACGACCTCTTCATGGAGCACGTGATGAAGCAGGCCCCCGGCTACAACAAGCTGATGGAATGGTGCCAGGGCCCGGACCACGAAAGCGTGCCCATCATGCCCACCCCCGCGGCGGTCGGCAACATCATGCAGGCCATCGCCAAAGAGGAAAACATCGAAGTGGTTGGTGTTGACATTGGCGGCGCCACCACGGACGTCTTTTCCGTCTTCACCGAGGAATTCGTTTTCAACCGCACCGTGAGCGCCAACCTGGGCATGAGCTACAGCATCTCCAATGTGCTGGCCTCATCCGGACTGGACAACATCATGCGCTGGGTGCCGCTGGACATCGATGAGAACTATCTGCGCAACATGATCAAAAACAAGATGATCCGTCCCACCACGATCCCCTCCCTGCTGGAGGAACTCGTTTTGGAACAGGCCATCGCGATCGAAGCATTGCGCCTGGCTTTCGAGCAGCACAAGGAATTTGCCAGCAGCCTCAAAGGCATGCAGCGCCAACGCGACATCTCCGAAGCCTTCAGCCAGTCAACCTCCGGCGCCACCATCGTAAATCTGATGACCCTCGACCTCCTCGTGGGCAGCGGCGGCGTCCTTTCCCACGCTCCGCGCAGGCATCAGACCGTGATGCTGCTCATCAACGCCTTCCTGCCCGAAGGCGTTACCCGCCTGGCGGTGGACAGCATTTTCATGATGCCCCACCTGGGTGTGCTCTCCGAGATCAGCACCAAAGCGGCAACCGAGGTGTTCCGCAAGGACTGCATGGTCTATCTGGGCTCCTGCGTGGCCCCCGTGGGCAAGAGCAAGATCGGCAAACCCGCTCTCTACGCCAAACTTGAGCTTCCCGACGGCAAGATCTGGGAAGAGGACATTCCCTTCGGCGAAGTGAGATTGATCCCCTGCGGCGTGGGCGAAGTGGCCAAAGCCACCTTAAAAACCCACGGCGGCCTCATCCTCGACGAGAACAAGAGCAAGGAACTCACGGTCGATCTGCACGGCGGCATCGTCGGCATCGTTCTGGACACCCGCGGACGCCAGCCCTTCGTGATCCCCACCGACCGCGCTGAACGCATCGCCACCCTGAAGAAATGGATGACCGAGTTCAAGGCCTATCCGGATACTATCCTGAAGTAG